In Methylocystis echinoides, one genomic interval encodes:
- the rpsO gene encoding 30S ribosomal protein S15, with the protein MSITAERKQALIKEYSTKADDTGSPEVQVAILTERIVNLTEHFKTHVKDNHSRRGLLKLVSQRRQLLDYVKKRDEARYKTLIERLGIRR; encoded by the coding sequence ATGTCGATCACGGCCGAGCGCAAGCAGGCGCTCATTAAGGAATATTCCACCAAAGCCGACGATACGGGCTCGCCCGAGGTCCAGGTCGCGATCCTGACGGAGCGCATCGTCAACCTCACCGAGCATTTCAAGACGCATGTGAAGGACAATCACTCGCGTCGCGGCCTGCTGAAGCTCGTCTCCCAGCGTCGCCAACTCCTCGATTACGTGAAGAAGCGGGACGAAGCCCGCTACAAGACGCTGATCGAGCGTTTGGGCATTCGCCGCTAA
- the addA gene encoding double-strand break repair helicase AddA, producing the protein MSDRAYLSLTIQKQHKAADPQASAWVSAHAGSGKTYVLTQRVLRLLLEGVRPSQILCLTFTKAAAANMSARIFARLAEWAVLDDCALAQKIVETGAEAPSPRQLDFARSLFARAVETPGGLKIQTIHAFCERLLHSFPFEANAPAGFSVLDDAGRAELLEAAKRRAIEKAKSEPGPLHDALARVASETTEQGFDELCAAILQKREALAQAHQWKSYERRLRARLGLEAGETLAQIEAEMIEGREQWPELANRLGLGSPKDKALLAHLERAIALAPGTDCIECYLSVFFTKDGDARGGDKRAIITKGLRDEAPGLLEEMQAEQDRLAGLIEKRKAAAAAERSLALAQLGESIVSQYEQAKRYRNALDYDDLIEGAWRLLNRSEPSWVLYKLDSQIDHILLDEAQDTSARQWEILTAIVQEFCAGLGARRAARSFFAVGDDKQSIFSFQGAAPDKFDSMRRVLTSRFVAVEQRFEYVQLTQSFRSAPGVLSAVDAVFNFAGNSEGLTCDPDPNRPPLTHESTKPHVHALVEVWEPIGPIDKEEPEDWRLPLDYAKATDPGERLARKITAKIKSLLAPGSGEYVEDRFGPRPIEPRDILIVVRKRGAFFEALIRALKAEDVPVAGADRLDLATHIAVNDLVALGRALLLADDDLTLATVLKSPLIGLDDDDLIALAPKRRGALVDALRQSPEARHRMAAEKLSTWRREAARLAPYEFYSLVLGPGGGRRRLVARLGPEANDAIDEFLRLAMSHEREEAPSLVRFLAMIEGLDLSIKRDMEAAGSAVRVMTAHAAKGLEAKIVFLPDTCSAPAGKHDPKLFTLGVGDELSLVWSRGKDNDPDALTQARVAHRAAEAAEHRRLLYVAMTRAEERLYIAGYHGKTPPAEGCWHRMVEAALEGDCERLSDADGYILRRGHAPLRDDLGFGAAPTRAPAIPDFARTPAPAEPSPPPPLRPSNALAGADAFAAVESGAPNSRDALRVLIGRLTHALLQYLPACPASRREEAARRFLTLRGANLDEKTSGDIIDAALRAIDDPRLADLFGPRSIAEADVYAALDEGLTVSGRIDRLAETEDSVLIADFKTGRPHETPNAAQLRQLALYRAALRPLYPGKRLRCFIVFTQNAAIVEASDAALDDAFTRLVATTT; encoded by the coding sequence ATGAGCGATCGCGCCTATCTTTCGCTGACGATCCAGAAGCAGCACAAGGCCGCCGATCCTCAGGCCTCCGCCTGGGTTTCGGCCCATGCGGGTTCGGGCAAGACCTATGTGCTGACGCAGCGCGTGCTGCGGCTGCTGCTCGAAGGCGTGCGCCCGTCGCAGATCCTCTGCCTCACCTTTACAAAAGCGGCGGCCGCGAATATGTCGGCGCGCATCTTCGCCCGGCTCGCGGAATGGGCCGTGCTCGACGATTGCGCGCTCGCCCAGAAAATCGTCGAGACCGGCGCCGAAGCGCCCTCGCCGCGCCAGCTCGACTTCGCGCGCAGCCTGTTCGCGCGCGCGGTCGAGACGCCCGGCGGGCTCAAAATCCAGACGATTCACGCCTTCTGCGAAAGGCTTTTGCACAGCTTTCCCTTCGAGGCCAACGCCCCGGCCGGCTTCAGCGTGCTCGACGACGCGGGGCGCGCGGAGCTGCTGGAGGCGGCGAAGCGGCGTGCGATCGAAAAGGCGAAAAGCGAACCGGGTCCGCTGCATGACGCCCTCGCGCGCGTCGCTTCGGAGACGACGGAGCAGGGCTTCGACGAACTATGCGCAGCGATCTTGCAAAAGCGCGAGGCGCTGGCGCAGGCGCATCAATGGAAGAGTTACGAGAGGCGGCTGCGGGCGCGGCTGGGTTTGGAGGCAGGGGAGACGCTCGCACAGATCGAAGCGGAGATGATCGAGGGGCGGGAGCAATGGCCGGAGTTGGCGAACCGCCTCGGGCTGGGCTCGCCGAAGGACAAGGCGCTCCTCGCGCATCTCGAACGGGCCATCGCGCTCGCGCCGGGGACGGACTGCATCGAATGCTACCTCTCGGTCTTCTTCACCAAGGACGGCGACGCGCGCGGCGGCGACAAACGCGCCATCATCACAAAGGGCCTGCGTGATGAAGCTCCTGGACTTCTCGAAGAAATGCAGGCGGAGCAGGATCGTCTGGCGGGGCTCATCGAGAAGCGCAAGGCGGCGGCCGCCGCAGAGCGCTCGCTTGCGCTCGCGCAACTGGGCGAGTCGATTGTCAGCCAATATGAACAGGCGAAGCGCTATCGCAACGCCCTCGATTACGATGATTTGATCGAAGGCGCCTGGCGCCTGCTCAATCGATCCGAGCCGTCCTGGGTGCTTTACAAGCTCGACTCGCAAATCGACCACATTTTGCTCGACGAAGCGCAGGATACGAGCGCGCGGCAATGGGAAATACTCACCGCCATCGTGCAGGAATTTTGCGCGGGCCTCGGCGCGCGCCGCGCTGCGCGTAGTTTCTTCGCCGTCGGCGACGACAAGCAGTCGATCTTCTCCTTTCAGGGCGCCGCGCCCGACAAATTCGACTCCATGCGGCGCGTCTTGACCAGCCGCTTTGTCGCTGTCGAGCAGCGTTTCGAATATGTGCAGCTCACGCAATCTTTTCGCTCGGCGCCCGGCGTGCTTTCAGCCGTTGACGCCGTCTTCAATTTCGCCGGCAATAGCGAGGGCCTCACTTGCGACCCCGATCCCAACCGGCCGCCGCTGACGCATGAATCCACCAAGCCGCACGTGCATGCGCTCGTGGAAGTCTGGGAGCCGATCGGCCCGATCGACAAGGAGGAGCCCGAGGACTGGCGGCTGCCGCTCGATTATGCGAAGGCGACCGATCCGGGCGAAAGGCTCGCGCGTAAAATCACGGCGAAGATCAAATCCCTGCTGGCGCCCGGGAGCGGCGAATATGTCGAAGACCGGTTCGGCCCGCGTCCGATCGAGCCGCGCGACATTCTCATCGTGGTGCGCAAGCGCGGCGCCTTTTTCGAGGCGCTGATCCGCGCGCTGAAGGCGGAAGATGTGCCGGTCGCCGGCGCCGACCGGCTCGATCTCGCCACGCATATCGCCGTCAACGATCTCGTGGCGCTGGGCCGCGCTCTGCTGCTCGCCGATGACGATCTGACGCTGGCGACCGTGTTGAAGTCGCCGCTGATTGGATTGGACGACGATGATCTCATTGCTCTTGCGCCAAAGCGGCGGGGCGCGCTCGTCGACGCGCTCAGGCAGTCGCCAGAGGCGCGCCATCGCATGGCCGCGGAGAAACTTTCGACATGGCGCAGGGAGGCGGCGCGGCTTGCGCCTTATGAGTTCTACAGCCTCGTTCTTGGGCCCGGCGGCGGCCGGCGCCGGCTGGTGGCGCGGCTCGGGCCCGAGGCCAATGACGCGATCGACGAGTTTCTGCGGCTGGCGATGAGCCATGAGCGCGAGGAGGCGCCATCGCTCGTGCGATTTCTGGCGATGATCGAGGGGCTCGATCTCTCGATCAAGCGCGACATGGAAGCCGCCGGCTCCGCGGTGCGCGTGATGACCGCCCATGCCGCCAAGGGGCTGGAAGCCAAAATCGTGTTCCTGCCCGATACCTGCAGCGCGCCGGCCGGCAAGCATGATCCCAAGCTTTTCACGCTGGGCGTCGGTGATGAACTGTCGCTCGTCTGGTCGCGCGGCAAGGACAACGACCCGGACGCGCTTACGCAGGCGCGCGTGGCGCATCGCGCCGCGGAAGCGGCCGAACATCGGCGCCTGCTCTACGTCGCCATGACGCGCGCCGAGGAGCGGCTTTATATCGCCGGCTATCACGGGAAGACCCCGCCGGCGGAAGGTTGCTGGCATAGAATGGTCGAGGCGGCGCTCGAAGGGGACTGCGAAAGGCTTTCGGACGCCGACGGCTATATCCTGCGTCGCGGCCATGCGCCTTTGCGTGACGATCTTGGCTTCGGCGCGGCGCCAACGCGCGCGCCGGCGATCCCCGACTTCGCGCGCACGCCTGCGCCAGCCGAGCCGTCGCCGCCGCCGCCGCTGCGCCCGTCGAACGCGCTCGCCGGCGCCGACGCGTTTGCGGCGGTTGAAAGCGGCGCGCCGAACAGCCGTGACGCCCTACGCGTTCTGATCGGGCGTCTCACCCATGCGTTGCTGCAATATCTTCCGGCCTGCCCGGCAAGTCGGCGGGAAGAGGCCGCGCGGCGGTTTCTCACTCTGCGCGGCGCAAATCTGGACGAGAAGACGTCGGGCGACATCATTGACGCGGCGCTGCGCGCCATCGATGACCCGCGGCTTGCCGATCTGTTCGGGCCCCGCTCCATCGCTGAGGCCGACGTCTACGCCGCCCTCGATGAAGGGCTTACAGTCTCGGGCCGGATCGACCGACTGGCGGAGACTGAGGACAGCGTGCTCATCGCCGACTTCAAGACAGGCCGGCCGCACGAGACCCCGAACGCCGCGCAGCTTCGCCAGCTCGCGCTGTACCGCGCCGCGCTGCGCCCGCTCTATCCCGGCAAGCGGCTGCGCTGCTTCATCGTCTTCACGCAAAACGCAGCCATCGTCGAGGCGTCGGATGCAGCGCTGGACGACGCGTTCACACGCCTCGTCGCCACGACGACGTAA
- a CDS encoding sodium:solute symporter: MQERSGEVALFDRAVLDSRIAFVSASFLLAYGFAALLDRVGAPERFVAAAPPWFTVVALAALGFLLHSMRVSFYYAGGRAIPAAYAGFANAAVVVALLLPFATRLAGHSWGIGVVCGAFLGLTVAALYLGPLLRRTGVFSLSGFLAARFRRTLPRFGLVAAVGFSSGLLAVAGSQMAVDALVDLTGAGRVSSAFTVAAAGLVIAGPGGLGAAVWAAAAAAGVALLGFGWPVAALEVQGRLPVELFGGAGWREAAELFAAWKLMPDPMGVFVEIGATIAMALGVASLAPVLAPAVTTENASSARSAGILAIGWTFLFALLVAAAIAASALSLAASVSGQSAERLPASVYAASSRGLVAVCDARAPSPSQAQRACAAQKIAPGSPLTPANVRPIDGDYLLGALPGATDLGAAAAGLVASALVAFGLLLAAMGLQACSAALGHDALYRLRGEIDLTSRRLALTRLALVLLATCAYVAGVTQIVSPGGLIALALAVAASCVAPSLALAFWDRAEDREAFAALIAGALTLAATLALAGPARKIEAYALAGLAGAAVGMTAGVVSALASGQEKPLAQSFVRRMLHGDGEIVAPDKGA; this comes from the coding sequence ATGCAAGAGCGTTCCGGCGAAGTTGCCCTGTTCGACCGCGCGGTTCTGGATTCGCGAATAGCCTTTGTCTCGGCGAGTTTTCTGCTGGCCTATGGGTTCGCGGCGCTGCTCGACCGCGTCGGCGCGCCGGAGCGGTTCGTCGCCGCCGCGCCGCCCTGGTTTACGGTCGTGGCGCTGGCGGCGCTGGGCTTCTTGCTCCATTCCATGCGGGTGTCTTTCTATTACGCCGGCGGGCGCGCAATTCCGGCCGCCTATGCGGGCTTCGCCAACGCCGCCGTCGTGGTTGCGCTGCTTTTGCCTTTCGCGACGCGGCTCGCCGGCCACAGCTGGGGGATTGGCGTGGTCTGCGGCGCCTTTCTCGGGCTTACGGTTGCGGCGCTCTATCTGGGGCCGCTGTTGCGCCGAACCGGCGTCTTCTCGCTCTCCGGCTTTCTCGCGGCGCGCTTCCGACGCACGCTGCCGCGTTTCGGCCTGGTTGCGGCCGTCGGCTTCTCCTCGGGCCTGCTCGCCGTCGCCGGAAGCCAGATGGCCGTCGACGCCCTCGTCGATCTGACAGGCGCGGGCCGGGTCTCCTCTGCCTTCACCGTTGCGGCGGCGGGCCTCGTTATTGCCGGACCCGGCGGGCTGGGCGCCGCGGTCTGGGCCGCGGCCGCGGCGGCGGGCGTGGCGTTGCTCGGCTTCGGCTGGCCGGTCGCCGCGCTCGAGGTTCAGGGCCGACTGCCTGTCGAGCTGTTCGGCGGCGCGGGCTGGCGCGAGGCCGCCGAGTTGTTCGCCGCCTGGAAGCTCATGCCGGACCCGATGGGCGTTTTCGTCGAGATCGGCGCCACCATCGCCATGGCGCTCGGCGTCGCCTCGCTCGCCCCGGTGCTCGCGCCGGCGGTGACGACCGAAAACGCCTCTTCGGCACGCTCTGCCGGCATTCTCGCCATAGGCTGGACGTTCCTCTTCGCCCTGCTCGTCGCAGCGGCCATCGCGGCGTCTGCCCTGAGCCTGGCGGCTTCCGTCTCGGGCCAGAGCGCCGAGCGTCTGCCCGCCTCGGTCTATGCCGCCAGCAGCCGAGGCCTTGTCGCCGTCTGCGACGCGCGGGCGCCCAGTCCCTCTCAGGCGCAGCGGGCCTGCGCTGCGCAAAAAATTGCGCCGGGCTCGCCGCTGACGCCGGCCAACGTCCGACCGATCGACGGCGATTACCTGCTCGGCGCCCTGCCCGGCGCCACCGATCTCGGCGCCGCCGCGGCGGGCCTCGTCGCCTCGGCGCTCGTCGCCTTCGGACTGCTGCTGGCGGCGATGGGCCTTCAGGCCTGTAGCGCCGCCCTGGGACATGACGCGCTCTATCGGCTGCGCGGAGAGATCGATCTCACGAGCCGCCGGCTCGCCCTCACCCGGCTCGCGCTCGTCCTCTTGGCCACCTGCGCCTATGTCGCGGGCGTGACGCAGATCGTCTCGCCCGGCGGGCTGATCGCGCTGGCGCTGGCCGTCGCGGCGTCCTGCGTCGCCCCCTCGCTCGCCCTCGCCTTCTGGGATCGGGCCGAGGATCGGGAGGCTTTTGCGGCGCTCATCGCCGGCGCCCTGACGCTCGCCGCCACGCTGGCCCTCGCCGGGCCGGCCCGCAAGATCGAGGCCTACGCCCTGGCCGGTCTCGCCGGCGCCGCGGTCGGCATGACGGCGGGCGTCGTTTCCGCCCTCGCCTCGGGCCAGGAGAAGCCATTGGCCCAGTCCTTCGTCCGCCGCATGCTCCATGGCGACGGCGAGATCGTCGCGCCGGACAAGGGCGCCTAG
- a CDS encoding AI-2E family transporter, with protein sequence MTDTRKNGDAPVGEVFTTGEPIDIFLLARLGFTFIFVVLTALVAAPYLASVTWALVLAVVFIRPHRWFETFLGPNKAAGLSVAFVALIIVAPLLFIFQRLLQEALAGVDYVQSAVSAGRWSDFLAAHPWLAWIGDRVDVPTTAARLGEFFTNLGASVLRQSTGQAITIALAFYMLFFFLRDRSAGLDAVVRLSPFSNIETGKLIVRVRDTIYATIFGTLAVAVLQGALGGAMFWWLGFPSPALWAVVMTVISIIPVLGSFVIWIPATIYLALEDRWADAVTLGIWGSVVISTADNVVRPLLVGETLRLHTAPALIAMLGGLQLFGPSGLILGPVAFTMTLLMLEFWRRRSDPDLQTE encoded by the coding sequence ATGACGGACACCCGAAAGAACGGAGACGCGCCGGTCGGCGAAGTCTTCACGACTGGCGAGCCAATCGATATTTTCCTCCTGGCGCGTCTCGGCTTCACCTTCATCTTCGTCGTTCTCACGGCGCTCGTCGCGGCGCCTTATCTCGCCAGCGTCACCTGGGCGCTCGTGTTGGCGGTCGTTTTCATCCGCCCGCATCGCTGGTTCGAAACCTTCCTCGGGCCAAACAAAGCCGCCGGGCTCTCGGTCGCCTTTGTCGCCCTCATCATCGTCGCGCCGCTCCTTTTCATCTTCCAGCGCCTTCTCCAGGAAGCGCTGGCGGGCGTCGACTACGTTCAGAGCGCCGTCTCGGCGGGAAGATGGAGCGACTTTCTCGCCGCGCATCCCTGGCTCGCCTGGATCGGCGACCGCGTCGACGTGCCGACCACCGCCGCGCGGCTCGGTGAATTCTTCACCAACCTCGGGGCGTCGGTCTTGAGACAGTCCACCGGACAGGCCATCACCATCGCGCTGGCGTTTTACATGTTGTTTTTTTTCTTGCGCGATCGCAGCGCGGGGCTCGACGCGGTGGTTCGGCTCTCGCCCTTTTCCAATATCGAGACGGGCAAGCTCATCGTGCGCGTGCGCGACACGATCTACGCGACGATCTTCGGAACGCTCGCCGTGGCCGTGCTGCAGGGCGCGCTCGGCGGCGCCATGTTCTGGTGGCTGGGCTTTCCCTCGCCGGCGCTCTGGGCCGTGGTGATGACAGTCATTTCGATCATTCCGGTGCTGGGCTCTTTCGTGATCTGGATCCCTGCGACGATCTACCTTGCGCTCGAAGATCGCTGGGCGGACGCCGTTACGCTCGGCATTTGGGGCAGCGTCGTGATCTCGACGGCGGACAATGTCGTGCGTCCGCTGCTCGTCGGCGAAACCTTGCGCCTGCATACGGCGCCGGCCCTCATCGCCATGCTCGGCGGACTGCAGCTCTTTGGCCCGTCGGGGCTCATTCTCGGACCGGTCGCCTTCACCATGACCTTGCTCATGCTCGAATTCTGGCGGCGCCGCTCGGACCCGGACCTGCAGACGGAATAA
- a CDS encoding RluA family pseudouridine synthase: protein MSAPETKGVGVTTTTVTEDEAGMRVDRWFKRRYPTLALSHLAKICRKGEVRVDGKRVETSSRLEIGQKVRVPPLKIEPPASPAVKRAAPEDVAAIRAMTLFEDKDLMVLNKPFGLATQGGSGQKRHIDGMLEALAKGDSRPVLVHRLDRDTSGVLLVAKSRRMAADLGEIFRSRQAKKIYWALVEGVPKPAQGRISLYLAKGPGMEKTRGAGRDLEKMRIAKHGDADAQHSLTYYAIVDKVAPRCAWLSMKPLTGRTHQLRAHAEAIGHPIFGDPKYGRRPEDDVRRRDPLRAMPDGLERKLHLLARRLVLPHPKGGTLDVTAPLPEHMQKSWDLFGFDLKHYDPIEDAPDA from the coding sequence ATGAGCGCGCCCGAGACCAAAGGCGTGGGCGTAACCACGACGACCGTCACCGAGGACGAGGCGGGGATGCGCGTCGACCGCTGGTTCAAGCGACGCTACCCCACGCTCGCCCTGTCCCATCTCGCCAAAATATGCCGCAAGGGCGAGGTGCGCGTCGACGGCAAACGCGTCGAGACCTCCTCCCGGCTGGAGATCGGCCAGAAGGTCCGCGTGCCGCCGCTCAAGATCGAGCCGCCCGCGAGCCCGGCCGTCAAGCGCGCGGCGCCCGAGGACGTCGCGGCGATTCGGGCGATGACCTTGTTCGAGGACAAGGACTTGATGGTGCTCAACAAGCCCTTCGGCCTCGCGACGCAGGGCGGCTCCGGCCAGAAACGCCATATCGACGGCATGCTGGAAGCGTTGGCCAAGGGCGATTCGCGCCCGGTCCTGGTTCACCGCCTGGACCGCGACACGTCCGGCGTGCTGCTCGTGGCCAAGAGTCGGCGCATGGCGGCGGATCTCGGCGAGATTTTTCGCTCGAGGCAGGCGAAGAAGATCTACTGGGCGTTGGTCGAGGGCGTGCCCAAGCCGGCGCAGGGCCGGATTTCGCTCTACCTCGCCAAAGGGCCCGGCATGGAGAAAACCCGCGGGGCCGGGCGCGATCTGGAAAAGATGCGGATCGCCAAACATGGCGACGCCGACGCCCAGCATTCGCTGACCTATTACGCCATCGTCGACAAAGTGGCGCCGCGCTGCGCCTGGCTGTCGATGAAGCCCTTGACCGGCCGCACGCATCAGCTGCGCGCCCATGCCGAGGCGATCGGCCACCCGATCTTCGGCGATCCGAAATATGGGCGCCGCCCCGAGGACGACGTGCGCCGCCGCGACCCGCTGCGCGCCATGCCGGACGGGCTCGAGCGCAAGCTCCATTTGCTGGCGCGGCGGCTCGTTCTGCCGCACCCGAAGGGCGGGACGCTGGACGTGACCGCCCCGCTGCCCGAGCATATGCAAAAGAGCTGGGACCTCTTCGGCTTCGATTTGAAACACTATGACCCGATCGAGGATGCGCCCGACGCGTGA
- a CDS encoding ATP12 family protein, translated as MPQDPTGFDADFFVPESERDPVKAARDPARPLPKRFYKEATVGAEANGFSILLDGRPVNTPAKRRLVVPSRRLAEAMAAEWAAQGETIDPASMPLTRLVNTALDGVAQQMAEVEAELVRYAGSDMLCYRAGEPESLVAAQSAAWDPLLAFARDKLGARLALAEGVMFTAQPEESVAALGRAVRAFVGEGQGAPLRLAALHVMTTLTGSLILALAKALNEIDLATAWGAAHIDEDFQMRAWGADPEALARREARFAEMTAAAFLADTLAEGREP; from the coding sequence ATGCCCCAAGACCCAACCGGCTTCGACGCCGACTTCTTCGTCCCCGAGAGCGAGCGCGACCCGGTGAAGGCGGCGCGCGACCCCGCGCGGCCGTTGCCGAAGCGCTTCTACAAGGAGGCGACCGTCGGCGCGGAGGCGAACGGCTTCTCAATTCTGCTCGACGGGCGCCCGGTGAATACGCCGGCCAAGCGCCGGCTCGTCGTGCCCTCGCGACGGCTCGCCGAGGCCATGGCCGCGGAATGGGCCGCGCAGGGGGAGACGATCGACCCGGCGAGCATGCCGCTCACCCGTCTGGTGAATACGGCGCTCGACGGCGTGGCGCAGCAAATGGCCGAAGTCGAGGCCGAACTCGTCAGATACGCGGGCTCCGACATGCTCTGCTACCGCGCCGGGGAGCCGGAGAGCCTTGTTGCGGCGCAGTCGGCCGCCTGGGACCCGCTGCTCGCCTTCGCCCGCGACAAGCTCGGCGCAAGGCTGGCGCTGGCGGAAGGGGTGATGTTTACGGCGCAGCCCGAAGAATCGGTCGCCGCGCTCGGTCGCGCCGTGCGCGCCTTTGTCGGCGAGGGGCAGGGGGCCCCGCTGCGGCTCGCGGCGCTGCACGTCATGACGACTCTGACCGGCTCGCTGATTCTCGCGCTCGCCAAGGCATTGAATGAAATAGACCTTGCGACGGCCTGGGGGGCCGCCCATATCGACGAGGACTTTCAGATGCGGGCCTGGGGCGCCGACCCTGAGGCGCTGGCGCGCCGGGAGGCGCGGTTCGCCGAGATGACGGCGGCCGCCTTCCTTGCGGACACCCTCGCGGAAGGCCGGGAGCCGTAA
- the pnp gene encoding polyribonucleotide nucleotidyltransferase, with the protein MFEVHREELDWAGRRLVLETGKVARQADGAVMASWGETTVLATVVSAKAPKPGQDFFPLTVNYQEKAFAAGRIPGGYFKREGRPSERETLVSRLIDRPIRPLFPDGYRCDTQVILTVLSHDLENDPDILAMVAASAALTLSGVPFMGPIGGARVGYVNGQLKLNPTIEEMKLSDLDLVVAGTQDAVLMVESEAKELSEETMLEAVMTGHRGFQPVIDAIIRLAERAAKDPRELIIPDTSEIAAAVAKHAEAGLREAYKITIKQDRYAAVDAVKAKAMSELFPEGSEPLYTKEQVAEVFKELQAKVVRWNILDTGVRIDGRDVKTVRPIVSEVGVLPRAHGSALFTRGETQALVVATLGTAEDEQFVDSLEGTYKERFLLHYNFPPYSVGETGRMGSPGRREIGHGKLAWRAIRPMLPAAAEFPYTLRVVSEITESNGSSSMATVCGTSLALMDAGVPIKAPTAGIAMGLILEGERFAVLSDILGDEDHLGDMDFKVAGTANGVTSLQMDIKIAGITEEIMRVALAQAKDGRLHILGEMAKAITSSRAELGEFAPRIETMKIPTDKIRDVIGSGGKVIREIVEKTGAKINIEDDGTVKVASADANSIKAAINWIKSIASDPEVGMIYEGTVVKTADFGAFVNFFGAKDGLVHISQLSKQRVAKTTDVVKEGDRVKVKLLGFDDRGKVRLSMRVVDQTTGEDLEAKEKAEREAAAAAESE; encoded by the coding sequence ATGTTCGAAGTGCACCGCGAAGAACTCGACTGGGCCGGGCGCAGGCTCGTCCTCGAGACCGGAAAGGTCGCCCGCCAAGCCGACGGAGCCGTGATGGCGAGCTGGGGCGAGACCACCGTCCTCGCCACCGTCGTTTCCGCAAAGGCTCCCAAGCCTGGCCAGGACTTCTTCCCCCTCACCGTCAATTATCAGGAAAAGGCCTTCGCCGCCGGCCGCATTCCGGGCGGCTATTTCAAGCGCGAAGGGCGTCCCTCCGAGCGCGAGACGCTCGTGTCGCGCCTGATCGACCGCCCGATTCGCCCGCTGTTCCCGGACGGCTACCGCTGCGACACGCAGGTGATCCTCACCGTGCTCTCGCACGATCTGGAGAACGACCCCGACATTCTGGCGATGGTCGCGGCTTCGGCGGCGTTGACGCTCTCGGGCGTGCCCTTCATGGGCCCCATCGGCGGCGCGCGCGTCGGCTATGTCAACGGCCAGCTCAAGCTCAATCCGACGATCGAGGAGATGAAGCTCTCCGACCTCGATCTCGTCGTCGCCGGCACCCAGGACGCCGTGCTGATGGTCGAGTCCGAGGCCAAGGAGCTTTCCGAAGAGACGATGCTCGAAGCGGTGATGACCGGCCATCGCGGCTTCCAGCCGGTGATCGACGCGATCATCCGCCTCGCCGAACGCGCCGCCAAGGACCCGCGCGAGCTGATCATCCCCGACACCTCGGAAATCGCCGCCGCGGTGGCGAAGCACGCCGAAGCCGGGCTGCGCGAGGCCTATAAGATCACCATCAAGCAGGACCGCTACGCCGCCGTCGACGCCGTGAAGGCGAAGGCGATGTCGGAGCTCTTCCCGGAAGGGTCGGAGCCCCTCTACACCAAGGAGCAGGTCGCCGAGGTTTTCAAGGAGCTTCAGGCCAAGGTCGTGCGCTGGAACATCCTCGACACGGGCGTGCGCATCGACGGCCGCGACGTGAAGACGGTGCGGCCGATCGTCTCCGAAGTCGGCGTGCTGCCGCGCGCCCACGGTTCGGCGCTCTTCACGCGCGGCGAGACGCAGGCGCTGGTCGTTGCGACGCTCGGCACGGCGGAAGACGAGCAATTCGTCGATTCGCTCGAGGGCACCTACAAGGAGCGCTTCCTGCTCCATTATAACTTCCCGCCCTATTCCGTCGGCGAGACCGGCCGCATGGGCTCGCCGGGCCGCCGCGAGATCGGCCACGGCAAGCTCGCCTGGCGCGCCATCCGTCCGATGCTGCCGGCGGCTGCGGAATTCCCCTACACGCTGCGCGTCGTGTCGGAGATCACCGAGTCCAACGGCTCGTCCTCCATGGCCACGGTGTGCGGCACCTCGCTGGCGCTGATGGACGCGGGCGTGCCGATCAAGGCGCCGACCGCCGGCATCGCCATGGGCCTCATCCTCGAAGGCGAGCGCTTCGCGGTTCTCTCCGACATTCTCGGCGACGAGGATCACCTCGGCGACATGGACTTCAAGGTGGCGGGCACGGCCAACGGCGTGACCTCGCTGCAGATGGACATCAAGATCGCCGGCATCACCGAAGAGATCATGCGCGTCGCCCTCGCCCAGGCGAAGGACGGCCGCCTGCATATCCTCGGCGAGATGGCGAAGGCGATCACCAGCTCGCGCGCCGAACTCGGCGAATTCGCGCCGCGCATCGAGACGATGAAGATCCCCACGGACAAGATCCGCGACGTGATCGGCTCGGGCGGCAAGGTGATCCGCGAGATCGTCGAGAAGACCGGCGCCAAGATCAACATCGAGGACGACGGCACGGTGAAGGTCGCCTCCGCTGACGCCAACTCGATCAAGGCCGCGATCAACTGGATCAAGTCGATCGCTTCGGATCCGGAAGTCGGCATGATTTACGAGGGCACGGTGGTGAAGACCGCCGACTTCGGCGCCTTCGTGAACTTCTTCGGCGCCAAGGACGGCCTTGTCCACATCTCGCAGCTCTCGAAGCAGCGCGTGGCCAAGACGACGGACGTGGTCAAGGAAGGCGACCGCGTGAAGGTGAAGCTCCTCGGCTTCGACGATCGCGGCAAGGTGCGCCTCTCGATGCGCGTCGTCGACCAGACGACCGGCGAGGACCTCGAAGCCAAGGAGAAGGCCGAGCGCGAAGCCGCCGCCGCGGCGGAGAGCGAATGA